One Flavobacteriales bacterium genomic region harbors:
- a CDS encoding FAD-dependent oxidoreductase, whose protein sequence is MRNKLVTGALAVSTLFAACGGGSEESTKSSVDFDVIVVGAGASGMYAAYTLDNAGLNVKVLEASSTHGGRAQYNESFSDGYIEIGPEEVYSSPDFPTPLREKYLKQATAWAAEEEYDVSTREIRGDSIFFDGEYYDVLPDSGQFRVDIYRDVHNLDSTLLHKMMIDKVDPQHIIYMKDGKTVNAKDDPSYHLAMTVLDDVIFGYEGKDTTYSAILDMAGYDKETLTWQILESYYAISLYATTLDRMWSQQGSDGWRDGGDQSYYVDIPYKKLLDTLYFNQLHKKNMIQYDFPVTEINYTGDIVTVSNAEGESFTANHVVVSVSVEVLKSNLIHFTPDLPKKKVDAYSSMAMDEGWRMYLKFKEPFWNKDSVHDVDIINPGYACRCWVPSKYRAEGVNDPNVMICYIMGKRAEYLSSNFNYMDEVVLGELDLVYGGKTATDLFEKSYHMNYKKNPYIGGVYTYTTKGIYPADGPSMREILGQSVENKVFFAGEGTNHEHYSTVFGAMETGLWASEEILEVRKK, encoded by the coding sequence ATGAGGAATAAACTTGTAACCGGAGCACTAGCTGTATCGACTTTGTTCGCAGCTTGTGGTGGTGGATCAGAAGAATCTACTAAGAGTAGTGTTGACTTTGACGTAATAGTTGTAGGAGCTGGGGCTTCTGGTATGTACGCAGCTTATACGTTAGATAATGCTGGTTTGAATGTTAAAGTTCTTGAAGCATCTTCTACACACGGAGGAAGAGCACAATACAACGAGAGTTTTTCAGATGGTTATATTGAAATTGGACCTGAAGAAGTTTATTCTTCGCCAGATTTCCCAACGCCGCTTAGAGAAAAGTACTTAAAGCAAGCTACTGCTTGGGCTGCTGAAGAAGAGTACGATGTAAGTACTAGAGAAATACGAGGAGATAGTATTTTCTTTGATGGAGAGTATTACGATGTCCTTCCTGATAGTGGGCAGTTTAGAGTAGATATATATAGAGACGTTCATAACTTAGATTCAACATTATTGCATAAAATGATGATTGATAAAGTTGATCCTCAGCATATCATTTATATGAAAGATGGTAAAACGGTTAACGCTAAAGATGACCCTTCATACCATTTAGCAATGACTGTTTTGGATGATGTTATTTTTGGATATGAAGGTAAAGACACTACATACTCAGCAATCTTGGACATGGCTGGATATGATAAGGAAACGTTGACTTGGCAAATACTCGAGTCGTATTATGCGATTAGCCTTTATGCTACTACTTTAGATAGAATGTGGAGCCAGCAAGGATCTGATGGTTGGAGAGACGGTGGTGACCAATCTTACTATGTTGATATTCCTTATAAAAAGTTATTGGATACTCTCTACTTCAATCAACTTCACAAGAAAAATATGATTCAGTATGATTTCCCTGTTACTGAAATTAATTACACTGGAGATATTGTGACAGTATCTAATGCTGAAGGTGAATCTTTTACTGCAAATCATGTAGTGGTTTCTGTTTCGGTTGAAGTGTTAAAAAGTAACCTGATTCATTTCACACCTGATTTGCCTAAGAAAAAAGTTGATGCTTATTCTAGTATGGCAATGGATGAAGGTTGGAGAATGTACTTGAAGTTTAAAGAGCCGTTTTGGAATAAAGACAGCGTACATGATGTAGATATTATTAATCCTGGATATGCTTGTCGTTGCTGGGTTCCTTCTAAGTATAGAGCAGAAGGAGTTAATGATCCTAACGTAATGATCTGTTATATTATGGGGAAACGTGCTGAGTATCTTTCAAGCAACTTTAACTATATGGATGAAGTTGTATTAGGGGAGTTAGACTTAGTATATGGTGGTAAAACAGCTACGGATTTATTCGAGAAGTCTTACCACATGAACTATAAGAAGAATCCATATATAGGTGGAGTTTATACGTACACTACAAAAGGGATATATCCTGCTGACGGTCCTAGTATGAGAGAAATCCTAGGTCAGTCGGTAGAAAATAAAGTCTTCTTTGCTGGTGAGGGTACGAATCATGAGCACTATTCAACTGTATTTGGAGCCATGGAAACTGGCTTGTGGGCAAGTGAAGAGATTCTAGAAGTTCGAAAAAAGTAG